One genomic window of Sphingopyxis sp. OPL5 includes the following:
- a CDS encoding M56 family metallopeptidase has translation MMLDANMLLGFAWKSAAIAGVTLLLLRLARSRSSSERSMIAHSGLFALLALPAAILLMPQWAPLPAAWFADAAPVALAAGDLSTTGGPVADLAAPAATSVPVAAGATGSPPVVLPSLGDIAPFLYAVPLVLLFGVMLLAVVRLFAMRGRAEVLVQPSWLSALAEAQRRMGFKHGTALLVSEELRSPISWGVLRPTIVLSPKAVAATGEAEAIIAHELAHVARLDWAKLLGARVACAVFWFSPFVWMLARESHQLREEAADDAVLMADIDGPDYATLLVGAARHDNKATLIAAHGVAPAKSSLKRRITRVLDGSLKRGPASGGWMFGSLMLLVGLTVPLAAFSATAPEARQAAEESRAVAVASRETARASARTAVAAQAVAEKEAEAAAAGKPLTPEQLIGMRAVGVTPEDVRQMQDERWSVDADDVIAAKASGVDAAYIGQMRRLFPGSDVGDMIGAASVGVDAAYAREIQSYFPGVGLDDLTGMRAMGVDGAYIREMRKAGVVLRTPDDAIALRAVSAPRRPFVAKGPKGGKGDKGDKAATVRVGPGGVIEARSADGRVARIEIPEAPQPPEPPED, from the coding sequence ATGATGCTCGATGCCAACATGCTGCTGGGCTTTGCTTGGAAATCCGCCGCGATCGCCGGCGTCACGCTGTTGCTGCTGCGCCTCGCGCGGTCGCGCTCGTCGAGCGAGCGGTCGATGATCGCGCACAGCGGGCTGTTCGCCCTGCTCGCGCTGCCCGCCGCGATCCTGTTGATGCCCCAATGGGCGCCGCTGCCCGCCGCGTGGTTCGCCGACGCGGCCCCGGTGGCGCTGGCCGCGGGCGACCTTTCGACAACGGGGGGGCCGGTGGCCGACCTGGCCGCCCCCGCCGCGACGTCAGTCCCTGTCGCGGCGGGGGCGACCGGGTCGCCGCCGGTCGTATTGCCATCGCTGGGCGATATTGCCCCCTTTCTCTATGCGGTCCCGCTCGTCCTGCTGTTTGGAGTGATGCTGCTCGCGGTCGTCCGCCTGTTCGCGATGCGCGGCCGCGCCGAGGTGCTGGTGCAGCCGTCGTGGCTGTCGGCGCTCGCCGAGGCGCAGCGCCGCATGGGCTTCAAGCATGGCACCGCGCTGCTGGTGAGCGAGGAATTGCGCTCGCCGATCAGCTGGGGCGTGCTGCGCCCGACGATCGTGCTCAGCCCGAAGGCGGTCGCGGCGACCGGCGAGGCCGAGGCGATCATCGCGCATGAACTGGCGCATGTCGCACGGCTCGACTGGGCGAAACTGCTCGGCGCGCGGGTCGCCTGTGCGGTGTTCTGGTTCAGTCCCTTTGTATGGATGCTGGCGCGCGAGAGCCACCAGCTCCGCGAGGAAGCCGCCGACGATGCGGTGCTGATGGCCGACATCGACGGCCCCGATTATGCGACGCTGCTGGTCGGCGCGGCGCGCCACGACAATAAGGCGACGCTGATCGCGGCGCATGGCGTCGCACCCGCCAAGAGTAGCCTGAAGCGGCGGATCACCCGCGTGCTCGACGGCAGCCTGAAGCGCGGTCCGGCGAGTGGCGGCTGGATGTTCGGCAGCCTGATGCTGCTGGTCGGGCTGACGGTGCCGCTCGCCGCCTTTTCGGCGACCGCACCCGAAGCGCGGCAGGCGGCGGAGGAGTCCCGCGCCGTCGCGGTCGCATCGCGCGAAACCGCCCGGGCGTCGGCGCGGACGGCCGTCGCTGCCCAGGCCGTTGCCGAGAAGGAGGCCGAGGCCGCCGCGGCCGGCAAGCCGCTGACCCCCGAGCAGCTGATCGGCATGCGTGCGGTCGGCGTGACCCCCGAGGACGTCCGCCAGATGCAGGACGAACGCTGGTCGGTCGATGCCGACGATGTGATCGCGGCGAAGGCGAGCGGGGTCGACGCCGCCTATATCGGCCAGATGCGCCGGTTGTTCCCCGGATCCGACGTCGGCGACATGATCGGTGCCGCGTCGGTCGGGGTCGATGCCGCCTATGCCCGCGAAATCCAGTCCTATTTCCCCGGCGTCGGACTCGACGACCTGACCGGGATGCGCGCGATGGGGGTCGACGGCGCCTATATTCGCGAGATGCGCAAGGCCGGTGTGGTGCTGCGCACCCCCGACGATGCGATCGCGTTGCGCGCGGTGTCGGCGCCGCGGCGACCCTTTGTCGCGAAGGGGCCGAAGGGCGGCAAAGGCGACAAGGGCGACAAGGCGGCGACGGTGCGGGTTGGCCCCGGCGGGGTGATCGAGGCGCGGTCGGCCGACGGCCGGGTCGCGCGGATCGAAATCCCCGAAGCACCGCAGCCGCCGGAACCGCCCGAAGATTGA
- a CDS encoding TonB-dependent receptor plug domain-containing protein, whose protein sequence is MAASLTAMAAVLAALPVAAQDAPTGDTPPPAATEVPASGASGTARQVYSPADFARYAPKNAYDMLNQVPGFSIRDNENLRGLGQATGNVLFNGERPSNKGDDMYTQLSRIPAGNVERIEIVDGATLDIPGLSGQVANIVYRADSFSGQFSWKPEFRAHYTDPLFTRGDVSVRGRSGDLEYEAALNNDDSARSGAGGPTLITDGAGNLIERRKDIWNTHYDTPKLSGRITWDPAGDSVANLGGHYQRKYDRYYEDGVRTGPGLVDRLRTVRENADSWNYEVSGDYQFGVGPGKLKLIGLRRFSHEPYSQEIVTTFADGRPDEGDRFAQTGDLGETIARGEYQWKMFGGDWQLSGEAAFNTLDNVASIAELEDGVFVDIPFPGGTGGVSEDRYEGLLSFGRKLTNKLSFQIVAGAEHSTITQTGVNGLTRTFSRPKGSLSLAWTPTADFDASLKIRRRVLQLSFYDFLARAFLNDGNQNESNNDLRPQQDWSYEAEINKKFGAWGSTKVILIYRDVEDRVDVVPIGVDGEAVGNIAKAKAGAIDWTATINMDPAGIKGMKFETRVLVQKSSLRDPFTGEKRQWSGFTDTVIELGTRYDIPGSDIALGASANYGHYQPNYRRNQVDKTWEGPWFAAAYIEHKNVMGLTVRAQLANAANARSKRDRTVYTGVRGESPIAFVEKRDRLIGPVFAFSVRGKF, encoded by the coding sequence ATGGCGGCAAGCCTGACGGCGATGGCCGCGGTACTGGCGGCGCTGCCGGTGGCGGCGCAGGACGCGCCGACCGGCGACACGCCGCCGCCCGCAGCGACCGAAGTGCCCGCCAGCGGCGCGAGCGGCACCGCGCGGCAGGTCTATTCCCCCGCCGACTTCGCGCGCTACGCGCCGAAGAACGCCTATGACATGCTCAATCAGGTCCCCGGCTTTTCAATCCGCGACAACGAGAATCTGCGCGGGCTGGGGCAGGCGACGGGCAATGTGCTGTTCAACGGCGAAAGGCCGTCGAACAAGGGCGACGACATGTACACCCAGCTGTCGCGCATCCCCGCGGGCAATGTCGAGCGGATCGAGATCGTCGACGGGGCGACGCTCGATATTCCCGGATTGTCGGGGCAGGTCGCGAACATCGTCTATCGCGCCGACAGTTTTTCGGGCCAATTTTCGTGGAAGCCCGAGTTTCGGGCGCATTACACCGATCCGCTATTCACTCGCGGCGACGTGTCGGTGCGCGGGCGGTCGGGCGATCTGGAATATGAGGCGGCGCTCAACAACGACGATTCGGCGCGCAGCGGTGCCGGCGGCCCGACGCTGATCACCGACGGGGCGGGCAACCTCATCGAGCGGCGCAAGGATATCTGGAACACCCATTATGACACGCCCAAATTGTCGGGGCGGATCACCTGGGACCCCGCGGGCGACAGCGTCGCGAACCTGGGCGGCCATTATCAGCGCAAATATGACCGTTATTATGAGGATGGCGTGCGCACCGGTCCCGGGCTTGTCGACCGGCTGCGCACCGTGCGTGAAAATGCCGACAGCTGGAACTACGAGGTCAGCGGCGATTATCAGTTCGGGGTCGGACCGGGCAAACTCAAGCTGATCGGGCTGCGGCGGTTCAGCCACGAGCCCTATTCACAGGAAATCGTCACGACCTTTGCCGACGGCAGGCCGGACGAGGGCGACCGCTTCGCGCAGACCGGCGATTTGGGCGAGACGATCGCACGCGGCGAATATCAGTGGAAGATGTTCGGCGGCGACTGGCAATTGTCGGGGGAAGCGGCGTTCAACACGCTCGACAATGTGGCGTCGATCGCGGAGCTCGAGGATGGCGTGTTCGTCGACATACCCTTTCCGGGCGGCACCGGCGGAGTCAGCGAGGACCGCTACGAAGGGCTGCTGAGCTTCGGGCGCAAGCTGACGAACAAATTGTCGTTCCAGATCGTCGCGGGCGCCGAGCATTCGACGATCACCCAGACCGGGGTCAACGGCCTGACGCGCACCTTTTCCCGGCCGAAGGGGTCGCTGTCGCTCGCCTGGACGCCGACCGCCGATTTCGACGCGTCGCTCAAGATCCGGCGGCGGGTGCTGCAATTGTCGTTTTACGATTTTCTTGCGCGCGCCTTCCTCAACGATGGCAACCAGAATGAGAGCAATAACGACCTGCGGCCCCAGCAGGACTGGAGTTACGAGGCCGAGATCAACAAGAAATTCGGCGCCTGGGGATCGACCAAGGTCATCCTGATCTATCGCGACGTCGAGGACCGCGTCGATGTTGTGCCGATCGGGGTCGATGGCGAGGCGGTCGGCAATATCGCCAAGGCCAAGGCCGGCGCGATCGACTGGACCGCGACGATCAACATGGACCCCGCCGGCATCAAGGGCATGAAGTTCGAGACACGGGTGCTGGTCCAGAAAAGCTCGCTGCGCGATCCGTTCACGGGGGAGAAGCGTCAGTGGAGCGGGTTCACTGACACCGTGATTGAACTGGGCACGCGGTACGACATCCCGGGCAGCGATATCGCCTTGGGCGCGAGCGCCAACTATGGGCATTACCAGCCCAATTATCGCCGCAACCAGGTCGATAAGACGTGGGAAGGTCCGTGGTTCGCCGCGGCCTATATCGAGCACAAGAATGTGATGGGGCTGACGGTGCGGGCGCAGCTTGCCAATGCCGCCAACGCCCGGTCGAAGCGCGACCGCACCGTCTATACCGGGGTGCGCGGCGAAAGCCCGATCGCCTTTGTCGAGAAGCGCGATCGGCTGATCGGGCCGGTCTTCGCTTTCTCGGTGCGCGGGAAGTTCTGA
- a CDS encoding reverse transcriptase-like protein yields the protein MTKTRIKIYFDGGARPNPGTIEIAVVCGGVAHIERDVGRGGSLDAEWLALIAGLRLARARGLEDFILLGDAAGVVAQANGTVRARGGAAVHLAAFRALVGDGPKPRIRHVGRAQNLAGIALAKLHGR from the coding sequence ATGACCAAGACCCGTATCAAAATCTATTTCGACGGCGGGGCGCGGCCGAATCCGGGGACGATCGAGATCGCCGTCGTGTGCGGCGGGGTCGCGCATATCGAGCGCGATGTCGGGCGGGGCGGCAGCCTCGACGCCGAATGGCTGGCGCTGATCGCGGGGCTGCGGCTGGCGCGGGCGCGGGGGCTGGAGGATTTCATATTGCTCGGCGATGCGGCGGGGGTGGTGGCGCAAGCGAACGGGACGGTGCGCGCGCGTGGCGGTGCGGCGGTCCATCTGGCGGCCTTTCGGGCGCTGGTGGGCGACGGCCCCAAGCCGCGCATCCGCCATGTCGGTCGGGCGCAGAATCTGGCGGGGATCGCGCTGGCGAAGCTGCACGGACGATAG
- a CDS encoding TetR/AcrR family transcriptional regulator, producing MIPDSTTTLDDAAAARRKAFVDAARALFLANGYSGTTMSSIAAKVGGSKTTLWTYFPSKEDLFAAVVDEIVGEYGTALHVDLPVDQPVVEVLTRFGNVLMAALVTTPLLSLFRLVVGEAERFPHLAETFYERGPRRGKARAAIWVAAKMARGELRTGDPMQAVRHFAGLCQSGIYQHAVLGLPEGRETDRIAAEVDAAVDTFYRAWGPERRA from the coding sequence ATGATACCAGACAGTACGACTACTTTGGACGATGCCGCTGCGGCGCGGCGCAAGGCCTTTGTCGACGCCGCGCGCGCGCTATTTTTGGCGAACGGCTATAGCGGCACCACCATGTCGTCGATCGCCGCCAAGGTCGGCGGGTCGAAGACGACGCTCTGGACCTATTTCCCGTCAAAGGAGGACCTGTTCGCGGCGGTGGTCGACGAAATCGTCGGCGAATATGGCACTGCGCTGCACGTCGACTTGCCGGTCGACCAGCCGGTGGTCGAGGTGCTGACGCGCTTCGGCAATGTGCTGATGGCGGCGCTGGTCACCACCCCGCTGCTGTCGTTGTTTCGCCTCGTCGTCGGCGAGGCCGAGCGCTTTCCGCATCTCGCCGAAACCTTTTACGAGCGCGGCCCGCGTCGCGGCAAGGCCCGCGCCGCCATCTGGGTCGCCGCCAAGATGGCGCGCGGCGAATTGCGCACGGGCGACCCGATGCAGGCGGTCCGCCATTTCGCCGGGCTGTGCCAGTCGGGGATCTACCAGCACGCGGTGCTCGGCCTTCCCGAAGGCCGCGAAACCGACCGGATCGCCGCCGAAGTCGATGCGGCGGTCGACACCTTCTATCGCGCCTGGGGTCCCGAGCGCCGGGCCTGA
- a CDS encoding BlaI/MecI/CopY family transcriptional regulator: MLSSLPPREREIVDILYERGASTVTEIGEAMPDELSGSAIRAMLKRLEGKGFVAREQSERGFLYAPSVPEKAASKSALGQVVRVFFNGSATSAAAALLGMQDEMSGSELDELEKLIAQAREGRAK; the protein is encoded by the coding sequence ATGCTGTCCAGTCTGCCCCCGCGGGAACGCGAGATTGTCGATATCCTGTACGAGCGCGGCGCCTCGACGGTCACCGAGATCGGCGAGGCGATGCCCGACGAGCTGTCGGGGTCGGCGATCCGCGCGATGCTGAAAAGGCTCGAGGGCAAGGGCTTCGTCGCGCGCGAACAATCGGAGCGCGGCTTTCTCTATGCGCCGAGCGTCCCCGAGAAGGCGGCGAGCAAGTCGGCGCTGGGGCAGGTGGTGCGCGTGTTCTTCAACGGATCGGCGACGAGCGCCGCCGCGGCGCTGCTCGGCATGCAGGACGAGATGAGCGGATCCGAACTCGATGAACTGGAAAAACTGATCGCGCAGGCGCGCGAAGGGAGGGCGAAATGA